The following coding sequences are from one Numenius arquata chromosome 29, bNumArq3.hap1.1, whole genome shotgun sequence window:
- the DDIT3 gene encoding DNA damage-inducible transcript 3 protein, translating to MAAEGLPAGTPAGALPGWELEAWYQDLQEVLAAAAEPSGPSLPWGAEQAEVAPLWGTEGSGSGPEGCELDAALAAELLGPESAAGTEPVGPRPLGSASSSSPPPQPGTEEDEAGAAAGRGVKRKRCSGTAANRELAKHREQANEQRVLELTAHNEQLREEIRRLSAEVEHTRAALIDHIVNLRHN from the exons ATGGCAGCCGAAGGGCTGCCTGCTGGGACACCTGCCGgtgccctgcctggctgggagctgGAGGCCTGGTACCAGGACCTGCAGGAGGTGctggcggcagcagcagagcccagtgggccctccctgccctggggggctGAGCAG gcagaggtggcccCACTGTGGGGCACAGAGGGGTCTGGCAGCGGCCCAGAGGGCTGCGAGCTGGAcgctgccctggctgcagagctgctgggaccaGAGAGTGCAGCAGGCACGGAGCCAGTgggacccagacccctgggctcaGCCTCTAGCAgcagccccccgccccagccGGGCACGGAGGAGGATGAGGCAGGGGCAGCTGCGGGGCGTGGGGTGAAGAGGAAGAGGTGCAGTGGCACGGCTGCCAACAGGGAGCTGGCCAAGCACCGGGAGCAGGCAAACGAGCAGCGGGTGCTGGAGCTGACAGCCCATAATGAGCAGCTGCGGGAGGAGATCCGTCGGCTCAGCGCTGAGGTGGAGCACACGCGGGCAGCCCTCATTGACCACATCGTCAACCTCCGCCACAATTAG